The sequence TCCTGGAAAGACCCTTCTGGAACTGCTGCAACCTCGCTTTCACTGTCCCTGTCCCCTGGGGGTTTTATAGTTTCAAAGGTCCCTACTTCATGGTCCACAGGAAGTGGTGAGGTCCCAGGGATCTCAACCCCACTTTCAGAACCACAGAGATCTACTGATAAATCAGTCACAGCTTTGCCTCTTCTCAACACTTTATCACGTTGGTTGActtgagatttgaaaatattcCTCTTAAGCGTCATTTCAGAGGCCTCTGAGGCTGTCCAGTAAAGGGGGGGCGCTTTCCCCAAGAACCTGGCCTGCTTTGACTGTGAAGGCTCCTTCCCAGGAGCTCCTTCCTTTGCTGACACTTGGAGCTGATAGCAAGAACCGTTAGACATTTCTTTAAGGAGTTTCTCAAAACCAGTATCAAAAGCACTCTCAGTTACTGATGGAGCCTCAgacttttttattgtttcttttatttccttaggatggAACTCAGAAGCAGCTTGCCTGGGCACCATCGTACTACCTATTAACCTTGCTGAATAGAGAGTCCCTGTATCGCTGTCGTATTTTGTACAGGAGGTTCCGACTGTTTCCTTCAGTAGTTTTTCTAAGCCAGCATTGAATTCAAGGAGCTCTGATTTAGGCTGAATAATAGTTTCCCTCACAATTTCTGTCACTTCCTTAGGTAACACTTTGCCATCCTGAGCAACAGTAGAACCAGATGAGCTAAGGGTTTGTTCTGATGGAGACATATGGGCAGCTAAGTAAGATCCAACCTCATGAGTTTCATCAGGAACTACACTGGAAGAATAAAAATCCTTTCTGCCTGGAACTATGAACTCCATTGTAGCCCGTGGTGAGACAACTCCCAGAGAATTCTGGGGGTTACCTGCTACCCACACTCCTTCAGGAAATTCTGCTTTTACTTTTCCAGAAACTGCTTCCTTCCCAACTGGATAACTCAACAAAGCTTCTCTAAGTAGCTTCTGTAATACAGCATTTACATCATTCAATGCAGGTTTGGGTGGAAGAGTAACTTTTTCTATAGTCTCTGAGATTTCCCTTGGAGAAGGCAGTGCCTTATCCTGAGGAGCAAGATGAGCATCTCTGGAAGAAGGCATATCTTGAGGACAGTTGGCCATATCCCCCCAAAAACCCTTCCTGTGACGATCGGAAGGCTGATCTAATAGGTGAGAACCTTCTGCAGCCATCTGAGATGAGCTCTCCGTGTTTAGCTGGCACTCACCACTTTGAGCTTCCTGGGAGAGAGCAGTATTTCCCAAAGTTTCTCCCCTCTCTGGAAAAGGAGCTATTATCTCTCTCTGATAGGCTGATGTGTTCTGACTCTGTTCTATCCCTTTTTCAAAAACTCTACTCTCTACAGACTCAGAGTTGATGCTAGTGGTAATGGGTTCACACTTGGTTTGCAAGGGAGAAGGTGGATTTCCAGTTGCTTCCTTCAGGAGTTTGTCTAGACTAGTAGTCAGAGGGTTCAGATTGACCTTTGGAGGAGCTACTGTTTTGTCTACATGCTCATTAATGATCTCCTTAGGTCTTTTGGCTTCTTTCTCAGTATTGGTAAAATCTGTTTTTTGAGGCCATGTCGTATTTTCAGAAACACCTGGTTCAAGTACTTGTTTTTCATGAAATTTTCCACCAGGAGGCTGGATTACTGGTGATGCAGCTTCTGCAAGCAGCTTCTGTAAGCTGTCGTTAAACGTGTCTTTGTAGTCTTTAGACAAAACGGTTGTTTTCACTATGGATTCTTGGATCTCTTGATCAGAGTAATCCTTTTCTTCCTTGAACGCTGGAGTAACAAACCATTCCGTATTTTTCCCCATGTTTTTCTTTGATGACTCATTTCCTGGCAACTGATGAGTGAACTTTCTGGGTGGTCTCAGTGGAAATGTGGTTTCATCTGGTAACACCTGGAGTGTGCCCTCtgaatttaatttctctatttcctctctTGCCGGAACTTTTTTCTGGCTTAGAAGCATCTCTctttcatgggtatttttcccTGATGATTTACTATCACTGAAGTCTTTGTGTTTCTGGCTATTAAAAGGCACAGAATTTATTTGGCTTGTTGTGGTAGTTTTCTTCTCAATATTATCTTGATTGTTTGGATTGGCCTCTAAGTCCCAAAACTTTCTCAAATTCTCAAATTGAGAGTGATTATAGACCTGTTCTGTACTGGGCTCATCCATTCTTTCTTTTAGGGACATAACTTTAAAGCTGGGGTTTGATTCACCAACTAGAGGTCTGTTTTCCTCCAGAGGAGTATGTATTTCACTCCCAACGTTTGAAGGATGTCGCAGTGGCAGTGAAGAAATGTCCTTTTCAGAACGTAAACTCTCTGTCACTGGTAATCTTTTTACAGGCTCAGTTGTCTTATTCTGAAACAGAGACACTTTAACTGACTGGTCAGCTGAAAGGTAATTTTTGGATGGACCTGATGTTTGGGGCCTGGTCTCTTTCGGTGTATTTGAGGAATAAAAACTGGAGA is a genomic window of Camelus bactrianus isolate YW-2024 breed Bactrian camel chromosome 10, ASM4877302v1, whole genome shotgun sequence containing:
- the SYTL2 gene encoding synaptotagmin-like protein 2 isoform X6 yields the protein MDDTSQKENGSKALFSTKVELTPIGSDSMFQVEENMLPSGNCRDGTVNIKPKSIHLSPQGKESPGILQPFEIYSPNQENKTVDYSQVSKNIGEGIEVLPPTNSYSYSIRKGSDAEDHVPCNVKGVGSLGEAEPELHVYEKNRGKSEVNFDSSTIVRELSLKDSMKAEGECKGRDTYLLKASLEPEDTEPSPGAANNRSPWKKPEVQLQEAGEVPESQVQREKYKRVSDRISFWEGEKAATKLTHKEPTTSFSQERPSAKACQPVTSMDSLSTGHSKHNNQITVKQVVLDKDGQVAHLSSFYSSNTPKETRPQTSGPSKNYLSADQSVKVSLFQNKTTEPVKRLPVTESLRSEKDISSLPLRHPSNVGSEIHTPLEENRPLVGESNPSFKVMSLKERMDEPSTEQVYNHSQFENLRKFWDLEANPNNQDNIEKKTTTTSQINSVPFNSQKHKDFSDSKSSGKNTHEREMLLSQKKVPAREEIEKLNSEGTLQVLPDETTFPLRPPRKFTHQLPGNESSKKNMGKNTEWFVTPAFKEEKDYSDQEIQESIVKTTVLSKDYKDTFNDSLQKLLAEAASPVIQPPGGKFHEKQVLEPGVSENTTWPQKTDFTNTEKEAKRPKEIINEHVDKTVAPPKVNLNPLTTSLDKLLKEATGNPPSPLQTKCEPITTSINSESVESRVFEKGIEQSQNTSAYQREIIAPFPERGETLGNTALSQEAQSGECQLNTESSSQMAAEGSHLLDQPSDRHRKGFWGDMANCPQDMPSSRDAHLAPQDKALPSPREISETIEKVTLPPKPALNDVNAVLQKLLREALLSYPVGKEAVSGKVKAEFPEGVWVAGNPQNSLGVVSPRATMEFIVPGRKDFYSSSVVPDETHEVGSYLAAHMSPSEQTLSSSGSTVAQDGKVLPKEVTEIVRETIIQPKSELLEFNAGLEKLLKETVGTSCTKYDSDTGTLYSARLIGSTMVPRQAASEFHPKEIKETIKKSEAPSVTESAFDTGFEKLLKEMSNGSCYQLQVSAKEGAPGKEPSQSKQARFLGKAPPLYWTASEASEMTLKRNIFKSQVNQRDKVLRRGKAVTDLSVDLCGSESGVEIPGTSPLPVDHEVGTFETIKPPGDRDSESEVAAVPEGSFQEPGFKEAPEAINVPRNMQPIPLPANKENFTKTSKVELILASSCERQEKKEENEGFSDSDFSDGNIGSYAESWRDSSSSEEEPSPVLKTLERRAARKMPSKSLEDISSDSSNQAKVDNLPEELVRSAEDDQKADQEPDTNECIPGISTVPSQPDNQFSHPDKLKRMSKSVPAFLQDEVSGSVMSVYSGDFGNLEVKGSIQFAVDYVDSLKELHVFVAQCKDLAAADIKKQRSDPYIKTYLLPDKGKMGKKKTPVVKKTLNPVYNEILRYKIEKQILKTQKLNVSVWHRDTFKRNSFLGEVELDLETWDWDNKQNKQLKWYPLKRKTAPVALEAEKRGEMKLALQYVPEPAPGKKLPTTGEVHIWVKECLDLPLLRGSHLNSFVKCTILPDTSRKSRQKTRAVGKTASPVFNHTMVYDGFRPEDLTEACIELTVWDHYKLTNQFLGGLRIGFGTGKSYGTEVDWMDSTPEEVALWEKMVNSPNTWIEATLPLRMLLIAKISK